From a single Asticcacaulis sp. MM231 genomic region:
- a CDS encoding phage integrase central domain-containing protein: MAREWFNLKQGAWVDHHSSRIISGLERDVFPVLGAKLITEIEPPEVLAAIRTVEDRGAIDTAKRLRQTISSIFRYAIANGKAKYDPAASLHNAMRPAPKVKHQPSIREKELPEFIRALRQYDGEETTKIAIELVLHTFVRTSEIRFAKWAEIEGDVWRIPESRMKMGREHIVPLTPQVKRMLDRLSELGGQSDWIAPGPQGKPMSENTMLFALYRMGYHSRLSIHGLRSTASTILNESGLFNSDWIERQLAHVEENKIRGAYNAAEYLQKRAEMMHWWSNHLECLTPIT; this comes from the coding sequence ATGGCGCGTGAATGGTTCAACTTAAAGCAGGGCGCTTGGGTCGACCATCACAGCAGCCGGATTATCTCTGGCTTGGAGAGAGATGTATTTCCGGTTCTAGGTGCGAAATTGATAACTGAAATCGAGCCTCCCGAAGTCTTGGCTGCGATTCGAACGGTGGAGGATCGAGGCGCCATCGACACGGCCAAACGCCTCCGCCAGACCATCAGTTCAATCTTCAGGTACGCTATTGCCAACGGAAAGGCGAAGTACGATCCAGCAGCTTCCCTCCATAACGCGATGCGACCGGCACCGAAGGTCAAGCATCAACCGAGTATTCGGGAAAAGGAATTGCCCGAGTTTATTCGTGCGCTGCGCCAATACGATGGTGAGGAAACGACCAAGATTGCCATTGAGTTGGTCCTGCACACGTTTGTGCGGACAAGCGAAATCCGCTTTGCAAAGTGGGCAGAAATCGAAGGAGATGTTTGGCGTATTCCAGAATCAAGGATGAAGATGGGGCGTGAGCACATTGTTCCTTTGACCCCGCAGGTAAAACGGATGCTTGATCGCTTGAGCGAACTGGGTGGTCAAAGCGATTGGATTGCGCCGGGCCCGCAAGGCAAGCCAATGAGTGAAAACACGATGCTCTTTGCGTTATACCGCATGGGATATCATTCGCGGCTGTCGATCCATGGTCTCCGCAGCACGGCATCAACCATTCTAAACGAGAGTGGTCTATTCAATTCTGACTGGATTGAACGGCAACTCGCGCACGTGGAGGAGAACAAAATTCGGGGCGCATACAATGCTGCCGAGTATCTCCAAAAACGCGCTGAAATGATGCATTGGTGGTCAAACCACCTAGAATGCCTAACGCCGATCACCTGA
- a CDS encoding SIMPL domain-containing protein: protein MTAIRNAKSALLKSFALGALVAGMAAAPLMASAQGATQMPVMIMPAPSTLSLNASGEVSATPDMATINFAVVTQGSSASEAMKGNNVRMNTVMAALKDAGIAAKDIQTSSLNLNPQYEYTDGQAPKLTGYQAQNQITVRVNDLTRTGPVIDAVIKAGINQVNAITFDLKNDEAVLDQARQAAIATLLKRANLYATATGMKVKRIITIDEGGPVYNQPQPMMMSVRKVADSSTPVSSGELQLSVNVSATFELEK from the coding sequence ATGACCGCCATCCGTAACGCCAAATCCGCCCTGCTGAAATCCTTCGCTTTAGGCGCCCTTGTGGCCGGAATGGCCGCCGCCCCTCTGATGGCAAGCGCTCAAGGCGCTACCCAGATGCCCGTTATGATCATGCCGGCGCCCAGCACGCTCAGCCTCAATGCCTCCGGCGAAGTCAGCGCCACGCCCGACATGGCCACGATCAATTTCGCCGTGGTGACGCAAGGCTCCAGCGCTTCCGAAGCCATGAAGGGCAATAATGTCCGCATGAACACGGTCATGGCCGCCCTCAAGGACGCCGGGATCGCTGCCAAGGACATCCAGACCTCAAGCCTCAACTTGAACCCGCAGTATGAATACACCGATGGTCAGGCCCCGAAACTGACCGGCTATCAGGCCCAGAACCAGATCACCGTGCGCGTCAACGATCTGACCCGCACTGGCCCGGTCATCGACGCCGTGATCAAGGCTGGCATCAATCAGGTCAATGCTATCACCTTCGACCTGAAGAATGATGAAGCCGTGCTCGATCAGGCCCGTCAGGCCGCCATCGCCACCCTGCTCAAGCGCGCCAATCTCTATGCGACCGCCACCGGCATGAAGGTCAAACGCATCATCACGATCGATGAAGGTGGTCCGGTCTACAACCAGCCGCAGCCGATGATGATGTCGGTACGTAAGGTTGCTGATTCTTCGACGCCCGTCTCTTCCGGCGAGTTGCAACTGAGCGTCAACGTGTCGGCGACCTTCGAACTGGAGAAATAA
- a CDS encoding type II toxin-antitoxin system RelE/ParE family toxin, whose protein sequence is MTKWRIRLSFEAEADFARILTYTQDTFGGGQARLYQDILTDALESLTEGPDVLGSVERGDILPNLRSLHIARRGKSARHFIMYRAKDEPFIEVLRILHDAMNLAQHIPPEI, encoded by the coding sequence GTGACAAAATGGCGTATACGCCTTTCTTTTGAGGCAGAGGCAGATTTCGCCCGTATACTGACCTATACGCAAGATACCTTTGGCGGAGGGCAAGCTCGGCTTTATCAGGATATTTTGACGGATGCCCTCGAAAGTCTGACTGAGGGACCAGATGTGTTGGGAAGTGTTGAACGTGGCGACATACTACCAAATCTTCGCAGCCTGCACATTGCCCGACGAGGGAAGAGTGCCCGGCATTTCATAATGTACCGTGCCAAAGACGAGCCATTTATCGAGGTGCTAAGAATACTCCATGACGCCATGAACCTCGCGCAGCATATTCCACCGGAGATATGA
- a CDS encoding Arm DNA-binding domain-containing protein, translated as MSLSELRIKALKPAEKAKKYSDGEGLHILVTPSGGKLWRLAYRFEGKQKSLTFGAYPHVKLLDARRLKDDAKRLLAQGVDPSAKAPAKEKAKSISFEFDGA; from the coding sequence ATGTCGCTCAGCGAATTAAGAATTAAGGCGTTGAAGCCTGCCGAAAAGGCTAAAAAATATTCTGACGGTGAGGGGCTTCATATCCTTGTGACACCTTCTGGCGGAAAACTCTGGCGCTTGGCCTACCGTTTTGAGGGCAAACAGAAGTCACTAACCTTTGGAGCTTATCCGCATGTGAAGCTTCTTGACGCTCGCCGCTTGAAGGATGATGCCAAGCGATTGTTGGCGCAGGGTGTTGATCCGTCCGCTAAGGCGCCCGCTAAAGAGAAGGCTAAATCGATTAGCTTTGAGTTCGATGGCGCGTGA
- a CDS encoding oxidoreductase, with protein MPRVRTALVGYGYAGKTIHAPLIRAAKGLELTTIVSSRPADVLSDISGVTVAPDLTTALNDPAIELVVIATPNDLHASQAHEALEAGKHVVIDKPFALSVAEGESVLAHAERVGKLVSVFHCRRWDNNYLTFQALRPRLGDLYQFILRYDRLRPVVRDRWRERAGPGSGIWFDLGSHLLDQALSLFGQPEWIMADIVDQRPGAKTDDYFHATLGYGPLRVILHSSMMTTINGPCLEVQGSQGAFVKFGMDTQEEMLKAGRTPGDPGWGTDPVTGRFTPVEHDSAGAPQEISATPGNYLAYYEAVAKAIRDNAPNPVTGEDAMKVMRLLELGFISSREGRRLEV; from the coding sequence ATGCCTAGGGTCAGGACAGCGCTGGTCGGTTACGGCTATGCCGGCAAGACCATCCACGCGCCGCTGATCCGCGCGGCCAAAGGGCTTGAGCTGACGACCATCGTATCGTCACGCCCTGCCGATGTGCTGTCAGATATCTCTGGTGTCACGGTCGCGCCCGATCTCACCACCGCCCTCAATGATCCCGCTATCGAACTGGTGGTGATCGCCACACCAAACGACCTTCACGCCTCACAGGCCCACGAAGCGCTGGAAGCCGGCAAGCATGTCGTCATCGACAAGCCTTTTGCGCTCAGTGTAGCGGAAGGCGAATCGGTTCTGGCTCATGCCGAGCGGGTCGGCAAGCTCGTATCGGTCTTCCATTGCCGCCGCTGGGACAACAACTACCTGACTTTCCAAGCCCTACGTCCGCGCCTCGGCGACCTTTATCAGTTTATCCTGCGTTATGACCGTCTGCGGCCCGTGGTGCGCGATCGCTGGCGTGAACGCGCGGGTCCCGGCTCCGGCATCTGGTTCGACCTCGGGTCGCACCTGCTCGATCAGGCCCTGAGCCTTTTCGGTCAGCCTGAATGGATTATGGCCGATATTGTTGACCAGCGTCCGGGTGCAAAGACTGATGACTATTTCCACGCCACGCTCGGCTACGGCCCGCTGCGCGTTATCCTGCATAGCTCGATGATGACCACCATCAACGGCCCTTGCCTTGAGGTGCAGGGCTCACAAGGCGCCTTCGTCAAGTTCGGCATGGATACGCAGGAAGAGATGCTGAAAGCCGGCCGTACACCGGGCGATCCTGGCTGGGGCACCGATCCGGTCACCGGACGTTTCACACCGGTCGAGCATGATTCCGCAGGCGCGCCTCAGGAGATCAGCGCCACACCCGGCAATTATCTCGCCTATTACGAGGCCGTGGCGAAGGCCATACGCGACAACGCGCCCAATCCGGTGACCGGAGAGGACGCGATGAAAGTGATGCGATTACTGGAGCTTGGCTTTATCAGCTCACGCGAAGGTCGAAGATTAGAGGTCTAA
- a CDS encoding type II toxin-antitoxin system ParD family antitoxin — MPTRNVVLTDHHESLIAELVQSGRYQNASEVMREGLRLVESREAEGAAKLALLRQAAYVGISAIERGDYIEFSDSCLLKAHLSTVADTALGERRS; from the coding sequence ATGCCGACTCGCAATGTAGTTTTGACCGACCACCATGAGAGCCTGATCGCTGAATTGGTTCAAAGCGGGCGTTATCAAAATGCCAGTGAAGTTATGCGTGAAGGATTACGTCTTGTTGAAAGCCGCGAAGCCGAAGGTGCCGCCAAATTGGCGCTACTTCGTCAAGCCGCATACGTTGGGATCTCTGCGATCGAGCGCGGCGATTACATAGAGTTTTCTGACTCTTGCCTATTGAAAGCCCATCTAAGTACTGTAGCGGACACCGCCCTAGGTGAGCGCCGTTCGTGA
- a CDS encoding M23 family metallopeptidase gives MRHHPINVAIFLAAMLFGMNACDSKPPVDGGDASTSASEAESADSVESAEASDAASEVASESASEVAMVDFPHGAATALVAGSGSGYTDISNWAPGICFPMAQTPVYANSQVYSPGGDHYPTTTASNHGVQCDPVNYAYPWKDNFCEARGWNNPVCASGQGHQGQDIRPTTCKANMYWAVAAEDGVVTQVGSYTVAVTGNGAPHRIYRYLHMQKSSVKVTVGDAVKRGQKLGLVSNNLGVSNGVQQYTTIHLHFEVRIAQAEQLADGTQLTANAFVPPYTALVDAYQRKLAGDCPTVE, from the coding sequence ATGCGCCATCATCCCATCAATGTCGCCATCTTCCTCGCCGCCATGCTGTTCGGTATGAACGCCTGTGACAGCAAGCCGCCGGTCGATGGCGGTGACGCCAGCACCTCAGCGAGCGAAGCCGAAAGCGCGGACAGCGTGGAAAGCGCGGAAGCGTCCGATGCCGCATCAGAAGTGGCATCCGAATCAGCTTCCGAAGTCGCCATGGTCGACTTCCCACATGGCGCCGCGACCGCCCTCGTCGCCGGCTCTGGCAGCGGCTACACCGATATCAGCAACTGGGCACCCGGCATCTGCTTCCCGATGGCCCAGACGCCCGTCTACGCCAATTCGCAGGTCTATAGCCCCGGCGGCGACCATTACCCCACCACCACGGCCAGCAATCACGGCGTCCAGTGCGATCCGGTCAACTACGCCTATCCGTGGAAGGACAATTTCTGCGAGGCGCGCGGCTGGAACAATCCGGTCTGTGCCAGCGGTCAGGGCCACCAGGGCCAGGACATTCGCCCAACCACCTGCAAGGCCAATATGTACTGGGCCGTGGCGGCCGAGGACGGCGTTGTCACGCAGGTCGGTTCCTATACCGTAGCCGTCACCGGCAACGGCGCACCGCACCGCATTTACCGTTACCTGCATATGCAGAAAAGTTCGGTCAAGGTGACGGTTGGCGATGCGGTGAAGCGCGGGCAAAAGCTCGGTCTCGTGTCGAACAATCTCGGCGTTTCCAACGGCGTGCAGCAATATACCACCATCCACCTGCATTTCGAGGTGCGTATCGCGCAGGCCGAACAACTGGCCGACGGCACGCAACTGACGGCCAACGCCTTTGTGCCCCCCTATACGGCCCTGGTCGACGCCTATCAGCGTAAACTGGCCGGCGATTGCCCGACGGTGGAGTAG
- a CDS encoding DUF805 domain-containing protein, which produces MPESQAKFRFWWFFFSLAGRLARKPFIAFALPMKLIAIAILLVRYAGVSLTPLVSLTLVIFQLAFAWPQYAVTIKRLHDVGRSALFALHIPIYLVVWVCYLVFFNYVSRTQPFNFLPYVIYNFTQYACLLYSFILFLVLAIIPGTQGRNRYGPHPHRPDQSASEVF; this is translated from the coding sequence ATGCCTGAGTCACAAGCCAAGTTTCGCTTCTGGTGGTTTTTCTTTTCGTTAGCTGGCCGCTTGGCGCGAAAGCCATTCATAGCCTTCGCACTGCCTATGAAACTGATTGCCATTGCCATACTGTTGGTTCGGTACGCCGGCGTCTCTTTGACACCACTTGTCTCCCTGACCCTGGTCATCTTTCAACTGGCTTTCGCTTGGCCGCAATATGCTGTTACGATCAAACGGCTGCACGATGTTGGCCGCAGCGCCCTTTTCGCCCTACATATCCCCATCTATTTGGTCGTCTGGGTGTGTTATCTGGTCTTTTTCAATTACGTCTCGCGCACGCAACCCTTCAATTTTCTGCCTTATGTGATCTATAATTTCACCCAGTACGCTTGCCTGCTCTACAGCTTTATACTTTTCCTCGTTCTGGCCATCATTCCCGGCACACAAGGGCGTAACCGCTACGGTCCTCATCCTCACCGCCCGGATCAGTCTGCCTCAGAAGTCTTTTGA